Proteins encoded within one genomic window of Flavobacterium gilvum:
- a CDS encoding Fic family protein: protein MREKLKNLEDFIHAEDTIDPLVKMAIIHYQFEAIHPLFDGNGRTGRIILLLYLKMTGLLDLPALFLSNYIIQHKAEYYTNLRKVTEAGNWQDWIMYILDMVEKTALKGRTQISEIENLMNTMASEIQQKLPKIYSKDLLEELFRLPYTKRNQLEKAGLGNIKTVGNYLKELENQGFIKSEQLGKEKLYLNFRLLEILKEKI from the coding sequence ATTAGGGAAAAACTAAAAAATTTAGAAGACTTCATTCATGCCGAAGATACTATAGATCCATTAGTAAAAATGGCTATCATTCATTATCAGTTTGAAGCCATTCACCCACTCTTTGATGGAAATGGGCGTACTGGAAGAATCATCTTATTACTATACCTCAAAATGACAGGCTTATTGGATCTGCCGGCATTGTTTTTAAGTAATTACATCATCCAACATAAAGCCGAGTATTATACCAATTTAAGAAAAGTAACCGAAGCAGGAAATTGGCAGGATTGGATTATGTACATACTTGATATGGTGGAGAAAACTGCTTTAAAAGGCAGAACCCAAATATCTGAAATAGAAAATTTGATGAATACTATGGCCTCAGAAATACAGCAAAAATTGCCAAAAATATATTCAAAAGATTTATTGGAAGAACTTTTTCGATTGCCGTATACAAAAAGAAACCAATTAGAAAAAGCAGGTCTGGGAAATATAAAAACAGTGGGGAATTACCTCAAAGAATTAGAAAATCAAGGTTTCATAAAAAGCGAACAACTAGGCAAAGAAAAACTATATCTCAATTTCAGATTATTAGAAATTTTAAAAGAGAAAATCTAA
- a CDS encoding HipA domain-containing protein, protein MNRCPITYQPCGEDLYSSEGLKLLSPKLTSFENLPFSASEQRQEAANRATRLSIQGVQPKLSAILSVKNQQFEIVDQFGNFIIKPQSDIFPELPENEDLTMRMAKVYGIDVPFHGLVYSKDNSKSYFIKRFDRYGKGKKYATEDFAQLTGSSRDTKYNFTMEKIVKVIDDFCTFPSIEKAEFFKRTLFCFITGNEDMHLKNFSLITKSGKTTLTPVYDFLNSSIAIKNPQEEMALSLKGKKSNFKAGDLIDYFGKERLGLSDKVIDQTLKKMFENVEKWNELIEISFLSDEMKEKYLRLLSERLGRF, encoded by the coding sequence ATGAATAGATGTCCTATTACTTACCAACCTTGTGGGGAAGATTTATACAGCAGCGAGGGATTGAAGCTACTGTCTCCCAAATTGACATCTTTTGAAAATCTTCCTTTTTCAGCTTCAGAGCAGCGGCAAGAAGCGGCTAATAGAGCGACTAGATTATCTATTCAGGGCGTTCAGCCTAAGTTAAGTGCTATCTTGTCTGTTAAAAACCAGCAATTTGAAATCGTAGATCAGTTTGGGAATTTTATAATCAAACCCCAAAGTGACATATTTCCGGAATTGCCCGAGAATGAAGATCTGACCATGCGCATGGCAAAAGTTTACGGTATCGATGTTCCGTTTCATGGGCTGGTTTATTCCAAAGACAATTCTAAATCCTATTTTATAAAAAGGTTTGACCGATACGGGAAAGGAAAAAAATATGCTACGGAAGATTTTGCGCAGCTAACAGGAAGCTCAAGGGATACCAAATATAATTTTACAATGGAAAAGATTGTAAAGGTTATTGATGATTTCTGTACATTTCCCTCAATCGAGAAAGCGGAATTTTTTAAGAGAACATTATTCTGCTTTATCACAGGCAACGAAGACATGCACCTGAAAAACTTTTCTTTGATAACAAAATCTGGAAAAACGACCTTAACACCTGTTTATGATTTTCTGAATTCTTCGATTGCAATAAAAAATCCTCAGGAAGAAATGGCTTTATCATTAAAAGGAAAGAAAAGTAATTTCAAAGCAGGTGATTTGATTGATTATTTTGGGAAAGAAAGGTTAGGGTTAAGTGATAAAGTTATCGATCAGACATTAAAAAAAATGTTTGAAAATGTTGAAAAATGGAACGAGTTAATCGAAATTTCTTTTTTATCCGATGAGATGAAAGAAAAGTATCTAAGGCTTTTGTCAGAGCGATTGGGAAGATTTTGA
- a CDS encoding GntR family transcriptional regulator, with protein MTKSVTNIIVNIDNDSSVPKYNQIEQCISNDIINGKIKKGQRIPSITELSNSCSISKDTVGKAYKILRQRNLVFPVFGKGYYVSDNIPVF; from the coding sequence ATGACAAAAAGCGTCACAAATATTATTGTTAATATTGACAATGATTCAAGTGTTCCTAAATACAACCAGATTGAACAATGTATTTCGAATGATATTATAAATGGAAAAATAAAAAAAGGGCAACGAATACCTTCCATTACAGAACTTAGTAACTCTTGTTCTATATCTAAAGATACTGTTGGAAAAGCTTATAAAATATTGCGACAACGTAATTTAGTTTTTCCAGTTTTTGGAAAAGGGTACTATGTGTCGGATAATATACCCGTTTTTTGA
- a CDS encoding ISAon1 family transposase N-terminal region protein, whose protein sequence is MQDSFIDLLKLLLPEIIVDYFELTSYEKGDEILHLYLREINSVPKEYRASKLSSKGFFDEITVQDFPIRGHQVYLHITRRRWLNQDTGKVAFRDWSLVADGTRVTQEFASFLKEINRFQTK, encoded by the coding sequence ATGCAAGATTCCTTTATCGACTTACTTAAATTGTTATTACCTGAAATAATTGTAGATTATTTTGAACTTACTTCTTATGAAAAAGGAGATGAGATACTTCATCTGTACCTTAGAGAGATTAATTCAGTTCCTAAAGAATACAGGGCGTCTAAATTAAGTTCAAAAGGATTCTTTGATGAGATAACGGTGCAGGATTTTCCTATCCGAGGACACCAAGTGTATTTGCATATCACTCGCAGAAGATGGCTTAACCAAGACACTGGAAAAGTGGCGTTTAGAGATTGGAGTTTAGTAGCGGACGGCACTCGAGTAACACAAGAGTTTGCGTCTTTTTTAAAAGAGATCAATAGATTCCAAACCAAATGA
- a CDS encoding family 43 glycosylhydrolase, whose amino-acid sequence MKNILLKNTHIFLTLFLATVCTSVSAQKQKGIHPGEIWPDTDGNHIQAHGGGITKIKDIYYWYGESRAKDLDPQYRYVSCYASKDLTNWKFKGNVLKMTAPDSLASNWVLERPKVYFNKKTNKYVMYLHIDVNYKLANMGIAVSDNPTGPFTYVKRFKPLGFESRDIGQFIDDDGTAYIIFEDRPSGGFRIARLSDDYMDVEKNMSLIKARIEGGAIVNYKGLYYCLGSGLTGWKPNPNKYATATSLEGPWTEFKDIATLETKTYGSQSSMLIKVVGSKKTTVLFTGDIWKPDTQWDSRYLWMPLQIEDGKLWLPAPTPWKIDIKTGETTILKKD is encoded by the coding sequence ATGAAGAATATTTTATTAAAAAACACACATATCTTTCTTACGCTTTTTTTAGCGACTGTATGCACAAGTGTGTCGGCACAAAAGCAAAAGGGTATTCATCCGGGGGAAATTTGGCCAGATACAGATGGCAATCATATACAGGCGCATGGTGGCGGAATTACTAAAATTAAAGATATCTATTACTGGTATGGTGAAAGTAGAGCAAAGGATCTTGATCCTCAATATCGCTATGTAAGTTGTTATGCATCCAAAGATTTAACAAACTGGAAATTTAAAGGGAATGTTTTGAAAATGACTGCTCCCGACTCTCTTGCTTCCAATTGGGTATTGGAAAGACCAAAAGTCTACTTTAACAAAAAAACGAATAAATACGTTATGTATTTGCACATTGATGTCAACTACAAACTGGCAAATATGGGTATAGCCGTGAGTGATAATCCAACCGGGCCTTTCACGTATGTGAAACGTTTTAAACCTTTGGGTTTTGAAAGTCGTGATATTGGTCAATTTATTGACGACGATGGTACAGCCTACATCATTTTTGAGGATCGTCCGAGTGGAGGTTTTCGTATCGCCCGACTTTCAGATGATTATATGGATGTTGAAAAGAATATGTCACTTATCAAAGCCCGTATAGAAGGAGGGGCTATTGTAAATTACAAAGGGTTGTATTATTGCTTGGGCTCAGGTCTTACGGGATGGAAACCTAATCCCAATAAATATGCAACTGCTACTTCGCTGGAAGGGCCTTGGACAGAATTTAAAGATATTGCCACTCTAGAAACAAAAACCTACGGCTCTCAATCGTCCATGCTGATAAAAGTGGTTGGTTCCAAGAAAACAACAGTATTATTTACAGGTGATATTTGGAAACCGGATACTCAATGGGATTCCCGCTATTTATGGATGCCATTGCAAATTGAAGATGGAAAGCTTTGGTTGCCAGCGCCAACACCATGGAAAATTGATATAAAAACTGGTGAGACTACCATTTTGAAGAAGGATTAA
- a CDS encoding HipA N-terminal domain-containing protein, with the protein MRKAVIYVHDVRAGELMEEENGGYVFAYDEEYSLEPVSLTMPVTQRNYSFLTFPPFFEGLLPEGIMLEGLLKINKIDKKDYFSQLVAAGNDLVGAVTVKASSHE; encoded by the coding sequence ATGAGAAAAGCAGTTATTTATGTCCATGATGTCAGGGCAGGGGAGCTCATGGAGGAAGAAAACGGAGGATATGTATTTGCATATGATGAAGAATATTCTTTGGAACCTGTTTCGCTTACTATGCCCGTTACCCAAAGAAATTATTCTTTTTTGACTTTTCCTCCATTTTTTGAAGGACTGCTCCCGGAAGGAATAATGTTGGAGGGGCTTTTAAAGATAAATAAGATAGATAAGAAAGATTACTTTTCGCAGCTTGTTGCCGCAGGAAATGATTTAGTGGGAGCTGTAACGGTTAAAGCTTCAAGTCATGAATAG
- a CDS encoding ISAon1 family transposase, which yields MASFYGVSGRNLQYQYKEFLSNFKAWDQLKHAEKWLLFPQNIGKRLSIDETSLSNGELYTVVTNKAAKGRKGTIVAMIAGTKAETVISFIEQIPIKQRKQVKEITLDMAANMGLIAKKCFPNAIQVTDRFHVQKLALDALQEIRVKYRWQAIDLENEAIEKAKSSKIKYESQMLSNGDTNKQLLARSRHFLNKNKSKWSKSQIIRAIILFDLYPEIQKAYELAQDLRNIFENTQNKIIGLSRLAKWHEKVNQSGFKSFNTISRSIENHYQTILNYFDNRSTNASAESFNAKIKAFRSQFRGVRNIGFFLFRLTNIYA from the coding sequence ATTGCCTCTTTCTATGGAGTTTCAGGTAGAAATTTACAATATCAATACAAAGAGTTTTTAAGTAATTTCAAAGCTTGGGATCAACTCAAACATGCGGAAAAATGGCTTCTCTTTCCCCAAAATATAGGCAAACGCTTGTCAATAGATGAAACTTCCCTCTCCAATGGCGAACTATATACCGTTGTAACCAACAAAGCGGCTAAAGGAAGAAAAGGAACCATAGTTGCTATGATTGCTGGAACTAAAGCGGAAACGGTAATATCTTTCATTGAACAAATCCCAATCAAACAGCGCAAGCAAGTCAAAGAAATTACTTTGGATATGGCAGCAAATATGGGATTAATAGCCAAGAAATGTTTTCCAAATGCAATTCAAGTCACCGACCGTTTCCATGTTCAAAAACTAGCACTAGACGCTTTACAAGAAATCAGAGTAAAATACCGTTGGCAAGCGATAGACCTAGAAAACGAAGCTATTGAGAAGGCTAAAAGCAGTAAAATTAAGTACGAATCTCAAATGTTATCAAATGGAGATACCAATAAGCAATTATTAGCCAGAAGCCGGCACTTTCTCAACAAAAACAAGTCTAAATGGTCAAAAAGCCAAATAATTAGAGCTATAATATTGTTCGATTTATATCCTGAAATCCAAAAAGCATATGAATTAGCTCAAGACTTAAGAAACATCTTCGAGAATACACAGAATAAAATTATTGGACTCTCAAGATTGGCTAAATGGCACGAGAAAGTAAATCAATCCGGATTTAAATCCTTTAACACAATCTCACGATCAATAGAGAATCACTATCAAACAATCTTGAATTATTTTGATAACAGAAGTACCAATGCTTCAGCTGAATCTTTTAATGCAAAAATAAAAGCGTTTAGATCTCAATTTAGAGGGGTTAGAAACATTGGATTCTTCCTTTTCAGGCTAACCAATATCTATGCATAA
- a CDS encoding glycosyl hydrolase, protein MKKQFYTIGLSCMTAFYSLAGFAQTDKTPLKQIRDDFSKGWDNARTKLWWFHGETETTREGITADLEAFKREGVGGVVYYDQQHGKGEHALAAFSKEWWDMFRFAASEAKRLGLTFETHLSNGYVSGGPWITEDLSMQRLDAADTVVNGGQRFNAKLPFPVGKSKSGIVRDVAVMAFPVPEGNWETSLNQLPKVSSNITELNAKAIVFPKDNNLISIPTQKQGASVFINLEFNSSFTARSITYRVRARGKSRTGAMNMPGPPSEDFYGYGYVKLPDLGQLEVSNDGINYTKVCDLKPMYESPSWNQRTISFPAVKGKYFRLNLHDWNNPKDRGQDMPFGNVVLSSQAKMDQWEEKAALNSEYIEKDLTPNYSKSAIIDPKKIVDLTAKMDKNGKLDWNVPSGKWVIMRFARVPIGVKTKHGRPNLIGLESDKLSAEATKVQWNSYFKVMSDSLKKVGIPLTGLHMDSHEAGSQNWTAGYETKFKKYRGYDIHKYLPALAGYIVGSKEETSGFLYDMRLTLSDLVSDEYFGTLDSLCRQAGVAFTAQAVGCGITIAADNFKAKGRVEKPQGEFWAYQTHGGYDVKEASSAAHIYGKPIASAEAFTDLRFSQSLADAKNVADYAYAFGSQEFVVCASAYQPWLDKIPGSTGGGRQYVLNRNNTYWNYSRPFWDYQARCAGLMRNGKSVADLCIYMGENAPLKLLAYRLPEIPEGFDFDVTTEDGLLNRMSAKDGHIVLPDGVSYQILILETKADISLAALRQITKLVKDGVPVYGSRPSFSASLNDATFAKEYQDLVNQLWGTGQSGTKTYGKGKVYWGMPLSEALSKQNIMPDAGFKSGNIPTDKIYFAHRNLGDTDIYFLNNHSKNVFDDKIRFRATATKAEYWDPVTGKQYDLPVISSGKEGLLLNVVLQPNESGFIVTSSGTSEALPPRLDGTKEKVASIEGEWKVFFDPKWGGPGEVTFADLTDWIENTDKRIKYYSGTAVYRKIIQLDKAESGEQVLLRFPQLGSIARVLINGKEVSTVWCSPWEADITSYIQKGENTLEIQVVNSLNNRMVGDASLPQSERFTYAYPEIASAKDRLVPSGIMDKVLIVQRIK, encoded by the coding sequence ATGAAAAAACAATTTTATACTATTGGGTTAAGCTGCATGACCGCTTTTTATTCTTTAGCTGGTTTCGCCCAAACAGATAAAACCCCTTTAAAACAAATCAGGGATGATTTTTCGAAGGGGTGGGATAATGCCCGTACCAAACTTTGGTGGTTTCATGGCGAAACAGAAACTACACGTGAAGGCATCACCGCCGACTTAGAAGCATTTAAACGTGAGGGTGTTGGCGGAGTGGTTTATTACGATCAACAACATGGCAAGGGAGAACATGCTTTGGCAGCATTCTCAAAAGAATGGTGGGATATGTTCCGCTTTGCCGCTTCCGAAGCAAAACGCTTGGGATTAACATTTGAAACGCACCTATCTAACGGATATGTTTCCGGTGGCCCATGGATTACAGAAGATTTGAGTATGCAGCGCCTTGATGCCGCCGATACCGTGGTTAATGGAGGTCAGCGTTTTAATGCTAAACTTCCTTTTCCTGTTGGGAAAAGCAAATCGGGGATTGTGCGCGATGTGGCCGTTATGGCCTTTCCAGTTCCGGAAGGAAATTGGGAAACAAGTCTGAATCAACTTCCCAAGGTGTCCAGCAATATAACCGAATTGAATGCTAAGGCAATAGTTTTTCCAAAGGATAATAACCTTATCAGTATCCCGACTCAAAAACAAGGAGCGTCAGTATTTATCAATCTAGAATTCAATAGTTCTTTTACGGCACGAAGCATCACCTATCGTGTTCGGGCAAGAGGTAAATCAAGAACAGGGGCGATGAATATGCCAGGGCCACCGTCGGAAGATTTCTATGGCTATGGTTACGTAAAACTACCTGACTTAGGGCAGTTGGAAGTTTCAAATGACGGGATTAATTATACCAAAGTTTGCGACTTGAAGCCCATGTACGAGTCTCCATCCTGGAATCAAAGAACAATCTCTTTTCCGGCCGTTAAAGGGAAATATTTTAGATTGAATCTGCACGACTGGAACAACCCAAAAGATAGAGGACAGGACATGCCATTTGGTAATGTAGTTCTTTCATCGCAGGCAAAAATGGATCAATGGGAAGAAAAGGCAGCGTTAAATTCGGAGTATATTGAAAAAGATTTGACTCCCAATTATTCCAAATCTGCCATCATTGACCCAAAAAAAATAGTGGATTTGACAGCCAAAATGGATAAAAATGGCAAGTTGGACTGGAATGTACCTTCCGGAAAATGGGTAATTATGCGATTCGCCCGTGTTCCTATAGGAGTGAAAACAAAGCATGGGCGTCCTAATTTGATTGGATTAGAGAGTGATAAACTTTCGGCCGAAGCCACCAAAGTGCAATGGAACAGTTACTTTAAAGTAATGTCCGATTCTCTAAAGAAAGTTGGAATCCCGTTAACAGGTCTTCATATGGACAGTCACGAAGCCGGTTCTCAAAACTGGACGGCAGGATATGAAACAAAATTCAAAAAGTATCGCGGTTACGATATACACAAATATCTTCCCGCGTTAGCAGGCTACATCGTTGGCTCAAAAGAAGAAACCAGTGGATTCCTATATGATATGCGACTTACCCTTTCTGATCTGGTTTCTGATGAATATTTTGGCACATTAGATAGTTTATGCAGACAAGCAGGTGTTGCTTTCACAGCTCAAGCAGTTGGCTGTGGAATTACTATTGCAGCAGATAACTTCAAGGCCAAAGGGCGTGTAGAGAAACCTCAGGGTGAATTTTGGGCCTATCAAACGCATGGAGGTTATGATGTGAAGGAAGCTTCTTCTGCAGCCCATATTTACGGAAAGCCAATTGCATCGGCAGAAGCTTTCACGGATCTGCGATTTAGCCAATCATTGGCCGATGCTAAGAATGTGGCAGATTATGCTTATGCTTTTGGTTCACAGGAATTTGTTGTTTGTGCTTCGGCCTATCAGCCATGGCTGGACAAAATACCGGGAAGTACAGGAGGAGGCAGACAATATGTACTGAACAGAAATAATACCTATTGGAATTACAGCCGTCCATTTTGGGATTATCAGGCAAGATGTGCGGGATTGATGAGAAATGGAAAATCGGTGGCTGATCTTTGTATTTACATGGGAGAAAATGCGCCACTGAAACTATTGGCTTACCGCTTGCCGGAAATTCCGGAAGGTTTTGATTTTGATGTAACTACAGAAGATGGATTACTTAATAGGATGTCAGCAAAAGATGGTCATATTGTACTTCCTGATGGGGTGAGTTATCAAATACTGATTCTTGAAACAAAGGCGGATATTTCATTGGCTGCTTTGCGCCAGATTACAAAATTAGTGAAAGATGGAGTGCCTGTTTATGGTTCACGTCCTAGTTTTTCAGCCTCTTTAAATGATGCCACTTTCGCAAAGGAGTATCAGGATTTAGTCAATCAACTTTGGGGGACAGGGCAATCAGGAACAAAAACATATGGAAAAGGTAAAGTGTATTGGGGAATGCCTCTTTCGGAAGCATTATCAAAACAAAACATCATGCCCGATGCTGGTTTTAAAAGTGGAAACATACCCACAGACAAGATTTATTTTGCACATCGCAACTTAGGTGATACAGATATTTACTTTTTAAATAATCACAGCAAAAATGTTTTTGATGACAAGATTCGTTTTCGCGCCACTGCCACTAAAGCTGAATATTGGGATCCTGTAACCGGAAAGCAATATGATCTGCCTGTTATCTCATCTGGAAAAGAGGGACTTTTGCTAAATGTTGTCTTGCAACCTAACGAATCTGGATTTATTGTTACTTCCAGCGGAACTTCGGAAGCTCTTCCACCAAGATTGGATGGAACAAAAGAAAAAGTGGCTTCGATAGAAGGGGAATGGAAAGTCTTTTTTGATCCAAAATGGGGCGGCCCCGGCGAAGTTACTTTTGCTGATTTAACAGACTGGATTGAGAATACTGATAAGCGAATCAAGTACTATTCCGGAACAGCAGTATATCGAAAAATAATTCAGTTAGATAAAGCTGAATCAGGAGAACAAGTTTTGCTTCGTTTCCCTCAATTGGGTTCTATTGCCCGTGTATTGATAAATGGCAAAGAAGTCTCGACCGTATGGTGCAGTCCATGGGAAGCTGATATAACATCTTATATACAAAAAGGAGAAAACACACTTGAAATTCAAGTTGTAAATTCATTAAATAATCGAATGGTTGGAGATGCTTCCCTACCTCAATCGGAACGTTTTACCTATGCTTATCCTGAAATTGCATCTGCTAAAGATCGTTTAGTTCCTTCGGGTATCATGGATAAAGTGTTGATTGTACAGCGAATAAAGTAG
- a CDS encoding helix-turn-helix domain-containing protein, with translation MSGFNLGQFIKEHRKATGLTQLELADLAGIGKTTVFDIEKNKESVRWDSLKAILNVLNIEVQFISPLKK, from the coding sequence ATGAGTGGTTTTAATTTAGGTCAATTTATTAAAGAGCATCGTAAAGCTACCGGACTTACTCAGCTCGAATTAGCGGATTTAGCGGGTATAGGCAAAACGACCGTATTTGATATTGAAAAAAATAAGGAATCCGTTAGATGGGATAGTCTAAAGGCAATCCTAAATGTTTTGAATATAGAGGTTCAATTTATAAGTCCATTAAAAAAATAG